Below is a window of Streptomyces sp. ITFR-16 DNA.
GGTTCCTCAGGTCGCACATCGCGGCACCGACGAGGCACAGCGCGGAAGCGTACTTGCTCTTGTAGACCCAGGTGACGCGGCCACCGTTGTAGATGTAGATCTCATGGTTGGGCATCTGCCGATGATTGCCGGAGCGGATCTCCCAGCCTCCGCGGGTGATGTGGAACGTCAGTGCACCGTCGATGGCTCCCTTGACCTTGGCTACACCGCTGCAGAACGGGTTCGTGGAGTGGGTCACCATGCGGATGTCGGCGTATCCGGAGCCGGCGCCGAGTTTCTTGACCTTCATGTCTTTGGTGCTGGCGGTCTTCTTGGCGACCAGCTTCTTGTTGGACTTCTTGTAGACGTGGGTTGCCTTGACGGAGGTGTATCCGTTGACCTTGCGAGTACTCCAGGTGATGGTGGCGGACTCGGAGGTCCGGTAGCGGGAGCTCTTCCAGTCGAAGCTGCGGTTGTCGCCGCCGTAAACGTACTTCGAGCCCCAGTACTTGCATGCCTTGGGGATGGGCTGGTTGATGTACTTCTGGGGAATGAACGTAGTCCACGTCAGGGTGGTGGTGGCTGCCGCCTTGGCACTGGCTGCCTGGGCGGTAGCGGCGTGCTGGACAGATGCCGCTTCGGACTCACCGCGGTTGACCTTGGGCACGGCGACAGTGAGGCCCCAGGTGCGGGCGGTGGAGGTGTCCCCCTTGAGCTCGGGGATGATCCGGTACTGGTAAGAGGCGCCGGCGGTGGCGGTGGTGTCCTTGAAACCGGCCTGGCCCCTCTCGGTGGTTGCGAGGGGGGTGTCGCCGCGGACGATGGTATAGCGGGCGTCGGCCGCATAGGGCTTCCAGGACAGCGTCACGGCCCCCGGAGCAGCTGTGGAGGTCACGCCCCGATCTGCCAGGGCGCCGTTGACGAGGGCGGCCTGGCCCTCGCTGGTACGGCCGATACTCAGGTGCTGTTCGGCCAGGTCAGAGCGCTCCTGAGTACTCAAGGGTGCCTGGGTGTTGGGGGATTCGTCGGCAGCTGCCGACGAATCCAGTCCGGCGAGGGTGCCAGCCGCGAGCACAACAGCGACCAGGGAAGCTTTGACGCTCGGTATTCCTGACTGCACATGCTCTCCTTCGAGGTGTGACGGGTGGCGCAGGCGGGGCGCGAAGATTTCGAGCCTCTCTTGTCCGCAATGGAGAGATTTGCAACGCGAGATAAACATTCGATTGATGGCCTGGTGATCGAGGTGCTAGAGCTCGCCGATCCGACTGACGGGCATACCGCCACCTCAGCGACGTCATGTGCGCCCTCCATCGATTGGCCAGACCCACGGTGGAGTGATGGCCGACGCGGTCATAGGCTCGCGGTTGGCCGCGCCGGGGGCAGTGGCGATCGTGTCCCAGGGCTGGTCGTCGGCCAAGACGTCCAGGCGGTCACGCAGCCGGTCAAGGGAAGCGGTGACGTCCTCGGAACTGGGGACGGCACGAGCCTCGGCATCCGCGATGTGCCGTTTCCAGTCCTCGTGCGAACCGCTGGTGTCGTGCCACTCCGGGCCCTCGGCGGCGACCTGCGGCGAGTCGATGGGGTATGCAGGGTGGTGCTGCGCCCGCCGCGGGAGCACGCTCCACGGAGCGAGGTCGCGTTGGGCGCGGTGAAGGTGTGGCTCTTTTCAACCTCACGCCGAGGCGTGGTGGAGGACGAGAACCGCTCTCACGATGTCCGGCCAGCGCCTTGGTAGGCCCTATCCGTCCAGCACTTGAGCCCCCGCACCGGCGAGTGTGTCGATGACTCCGTGCTGCCGGGCAGCGGTCAGATCGTGATGGTGGGAAGAGGCTCAAGACTCGCTTCGCCTGTCATGGACGCCATGAGGTCAGTCGGCCGAGTCCATCGGAGCTGCGGTCAGTCCCACCAGAACGCCCACACCTCCTGGTTCAGCAGTGCCTTCTCCGCGTATGCCGGGAGGGTGTTGAGCGTCGACTGCTGGATGTTGTCCGGGCAGAACGCGAAGTGTTCGGCCGCCAGGGCCTCCGCCTCGGCGGTGGTCGTCGGGGGGCGGCTCACCGAGACGATCATCGTGTCGAAGCCGAGTGCCACGACGCGGGCGCCGAAGCGGTCCTCCCAGGAGCGCAGTACGGCGCAGAGCCTGGCCACGTCGTTCTCGTGGTTGAGCGGGCCCGACCAGCCGATCGCCGCCGGTATGTCCGCGCTGCGGCGGGCGGGGACGAGTCCCGCCCGTACCCCCGCCATCGGGCCGTCCCGGTCGGTCAACTGGCCCGCTGTCTCCGCCGCGTGGGCGTCGGGAGCGTCGGGGCCCTCCTCGGCCGGTACGGGGGCCAGGCCCGGCCAGTCCGCCTCCGAGCGGTCGAGGTCCAACTCGTCGGCGGCGTACGCCTCCCACGCCTCGCTCAGTACATCCTCGGCGTCGTGGTCGCCGGGATAGGACGTCCTGGCCGGCCCGAGGTCCCAGTCCTCGGGCCACTGGACCCGTGTCCCGCCGTCGATCAGCACGGGCAGCAGCCCGACGGGCCGCCCGAGCGCGCGCAGCGCGGTCCAGGTGCCGGGCGAGGCGGGCTCGTCCCCGTACCAGAGCAGTGGTTCGTGCCACGTGTCGTCGATCGTGGCGTCCACGAGCGTGCCGGGCGGGAGTTCGAGCCCGGCGGCGGCCGGTGAACGGAGTGGATTCGGGAGCGTCGCCATATCGGTGACTCTAAGTGCCCCCACTGACAGTCGGGTCCTCAGCGTCGAGCCAGTCGCCAGTGGAGCCCATGACGTAGGCGGCGGCGCCGTTGTTCGGCCCCGTTTCCTTCCGTGTGCCGCAGATGAAGGCGAAGGCCTGCCCCTCGTCGATGTCCGGTGCCCCCCATCGCGGCCATGTCCGAGTCGGCATCGTCCACCTCCGGAAGGCTGGAGAGGGGCAGTATGCGGTCGGGACGACGATTGCGCAGGTGGGGCGGTGGTTGGCGGGCGGGGGCGCGGGAAGATGGATTCTGCTTGTTCCGCCAGTCCGCTTGTTCCGCTGTTCCTGCCGGACCGGATCGCCGAGGAGAGACATGACCAGCAGCACGGACGACAGACCGGAGATCCGGGAGGACACGATCCTCGGGGAGCGCACCCAGAGGCTGCGGCGGAGGCTGGAGCGGCTCATCGGGATCGCCGCGACCGAGGGGAACGTGCTGGTCCCCCTCCGCAACGGTGACGAGATATTCGCCGCGATGCTCGACGGCATCCGGAGCGCCGAGCACACCGTGGACATGATGACGTTCGTCTACTGGCGGGGCGACATCGCCCGGCGGTTCGCGGACGCGCTCGCCGAGCGGGCCCGGGCCGGGGTGCGGGTCCGGCTGCTGCTGGACGGGTTCGGGAGCCGGCTGATCGAGAAGGAGCAGCTCGCGGCGATGGACGAGGCGGGCGTGCAGGTGGCGTGGTTCCGCAAGCCGCTCTATCTCTCGCCGCTGAAGCAGAACCACCGCTGCCACCGCAAGGTGCTCCTGGTCGACGAGGAGACCGCGTTCACCGGGGGCGTCGGGATAGCCGAGGAGTGGTGCGGCGACGCGCGCAACGAGAACGAGTGGCGCGACACGCATGTGCGGGTGAGCGGTCCGGCCGTGGACGGTCTGGCGGCGGCGTTCGCCCAGAACTGGGCCGAGTGCCATGCCGAACTCTTCGACGAGCGCGACCGCTTCATCGAGACGAAGGGGTCGGGCGACGCGATCGTCCAGGTGGTGCGCGGGTCGGCGAGCTTCGGCTGGCAGGACATGCAGACGCTGTTCCGGGTCGTGCTGGAGTCGGCGGAGGAGCGGGTACGGCTCACCACGGCGTACTTCGCGCCGGACGCGTACTTCGTGGAACTGCTCTGCGCCACCGCGCGGCGCGGGGTCGAGGTGGAGATCCTGCTGCCCGGCCCGCACACGGACAAGCGGGTCTGCCAGCTGGCAGGGCAGCGCTACTACGAGGACCTCACGGCGTGCGGCGTGAAGATCTACCAGTACCGGCCGACGATGATGCACACGAAGGTCGTCACCGTCGACCGCGTCGCCTCGCTGATCGGCTCGACCAACTTCAACCGGCGCTCGCTGGACCACGACGAGGAAGTGATGCTCGCGGTGCTGGACCGGACGTTCACCGCGACGCTCGACGACCACTTCGACCAGGACATGAAGGTGAGCGAGCTGATCGAGGGCCACCGGTGGCGGCGGCGTTCGGTGGCGCAGCGGCTCCGGGAGGCGGCGGTCGTGCCGATCCGCCGTTATCTGTGACGGCGGCCGTGGCGTGCGGTGGCGACCTCGGGGCAGGTGGTGCGGGACGGGACACGAGAGTGCGGTACGTGTCCGGGAGCGATCCCGGAACGGCCGCCGAGGCCAGAGGAGCAGCCCATGAACGAGTCCGTCGAACTCGCACCGGACTCGACCGCGGTGATCACCGAGCAGGTGCCCGACCTCCAGCTCCAGCTGCTGATCCAGCTGCTCGACCGGGAGACGCGCTCCGGTCTGCCGCTCACGCTGACCATTCCGGCCGGTGTGCTGCACGGTGAGGTGATCGGGCACGAGGCCTGGAAGGCGGAGTGGTCCAGGAGCCTGCGCCAGGTCGAGGGCGAGGGCTCGAACCTGATGGCGGAGTTCCCCGAGACGGTGGACCAGGGCATCAGCGAACTCCAGGCGGCCCGCCCCGGCCTCCCCCGCTGGATCCACCTGCGGGACGCCACCCTCATCTTCGGCGGCACGGCCCCGCTGCGCCTGCCACTGTGGCGCGGGCGCCTGTCGGACGTGTCGGGGTGGGCGCTGGGGAGGCCGGAGTAGCGGGCTCCGGCCTCCCCGGGGCGCTCGCTCAGAGGCGCTCGGGCGTCCTGATGCCGAGCAGCGCCATGCCCTTGTGCAGGGTGCGGGCGGTGAGGTCGCAGAGGAAGAGCCGGTTCGCGACGACCTCCGCCGCGTTCTCCTCGCTCAGGACGTGGCACTGGTCGTAGAACGTCGTGTAGAGCGAGGCGAGCTGGTAGAGGTACGCGGCCAGCTTGTGCGGCTCGTAGCCCGCCGCCACCTCGGACAGCACCTCCCCGAACTGGTCCAGGTGCAGCCCGAGCGCCCGCTCGGCCGGGGCCAGCTCCAGCTCCGGGTGCGCGGCCGGCTCCGCGTCCCCCGCCTTGCGCAGGATCGACCGGATCCGGGCGTACGCGTACTGGAGGTAGACGGACGTGTCGCCGTGCAGCGACACCATCTGGTCCAGGTCGAACTTGTAGTCCCGCACGGCGGAGGTCGACAGGTCCGCGTACTTCACGGCGCCGATGCCGACGTACCGGCCGTTCTCGACGATCTCCTCCTCGGACAGGCCGATCTTCCCGGCCTTCTCCCGGACCACGGCCGTCGCCCGCTCGACCGCCTCGTCGAGCAGGTCCTCCAGCCGGACGGAGACGCCCTCACGGGTCTTGAACGGCTTGCCGTCCTTGCCGAGGATCGTGCCGAACGCCAGCTGGTGCGCCTTGACGCCGTTATTCAGCCAGCCGGCCCGCCGGGCTGTCTCGAAGACCATCTTGAAGTGCAGGGACTGCCGTACGTCCACGACGTACAGCAGGGAGTCCGCCTTGAGGTTCTGGACCCGGTCGCGGATCGCGGAGAGGTCGGTCGCCGCGTAGCCGTAGCCGCCGTTGGACTTCTTGACGATCAGGGGGACCTTGTTGCCGTCCGGGCCCTTCACGTCGTCGAAGAAGACGCACAGGGCCCCCTCGGAGCGGACGGCGACGCCCGTCTCCTCCAGGATCCGGCAGGTCTCCTCCAGCATGTCGTTGTAGCCGGACTCCCCGACGATGTCGGGGTCGCTGATCTCCATGTCGAGCTTGTCGAAGACCGAGTAGAAGTAGATCTTCGACTCGTCGACGAACCGCTGCCACATGGCGAGCGTCTCCGCGTCACCGGCCTGGAGCGCGACCACCCGGTCCCGTGACCGGGCCTTGAACTCCTCGTCGGAGTCGAACAGGACCCGCGAGGCCTTGTAGAGCCGGTTGAGCGAGGACATGGCGGCCTCGCCGTCGGCCTGGCCGCCCTCGTGGTTCAGCTCGTCCGGGTGCTCGATCAGGTACTGGATGAGCATGCCGAACTGGGTGCCCCAGTCGCCGATGTGGTGCCGCCGCACGACGGACTCGCCGGTGAACTCCAGGATCCGCACCATGGCGTCACCGATGACCGCCGACCGCAGATGGCCGACGTGCATCTCCTTGGCCACGTTCGGCTGGGCGTAGTCGACGACGGTGGTGCCCGCGGCGGTGTTCACCGGGATGCCGAGCCGGTCGCCGTCGGCGGCGCGCGCGGCCAGCGTCTCGGTGATCGCCCGGTCGGTGAGCGTGATGTTCAGGAAGCCGGGGCCGGAGACCTCGATGTCCCTGATCAGCTCGCCCGCCGGGAGGGCGGCCGTGACCTGGGCGGCCAGCTCGCGCGGGTTGCCCTTGAGCTTCTTGGCGAGCGCCAGGATGCCGTTGGCCTGGAAGTCGGCCCGGTCGCTTCGGCGCAGCAGCGGGTCCGCGGTACCGGCATCCGGCAGAGCTGCCGTCAGGGCGTCCGCCAGCTGCTGCTGGAGCGTGGAAGCGAGGGGATTGACCGAGGCCATGAGCCGACTGCCGTTTCCGTAGAGGTACAGGGATGGACTCAAGTGTCCCACGGCATGTAAAGCCGTTTTCGCGCTGTGGGCGGTACCTGGGAGAATGGGGGGCGGCCCCTGTGAGGGGCCGCCCCTACGAGTCCTACACGAGAGAAGGACGTGCCGACCGTGGCTCAGAGTCAGAGCAGCACCGAGACCGACTGGGTCTCCCGCTTCGCGGACGAGGTCATCGCCGAATCGGAGCGTCGTGCGCCTGGCAAACCGGTCGTCGTCGCCTCCGGGCTCTCCCCCTCGGGTCCGATCCACCTGGGCAACCTCCGTGAGGTCATGACCCCGCACCTGGTCGCCGACGAGATCAGGCGGCGGGGGTACACCGTGCGGCATCTGATCTCGTGGGACGACTACGACCGCTACCGCAAGGTGCCGAACGGGGTGCCGGGGGTCGACGAGTCGTGGGCCGAGCACATCGGCAAGCCGCTGACCTCGGTGCCCGCGCCGGCCGGCTCCGCCCATGCGAACTGGGCCGAGCACTTCAAGGCCGCCATGACGGCGTCCCTGGACGAGCTGGGTGTCGAGTACGACGGGATCAGCCAGACCGAGCAGTACCTCGCGGGGACGTACCGGGAGCAGATCCTGCACGCGATGCGGCACCGCGCCGACATCGACGCCGTGCTCGAGCGCTACCGGACCAAGAAGGACCCGGCCGGTGCCAAGGGCGGGAAGAAGCCGCAGCAGAAGAAGGCCGACGAGGCCGAGCTGGCGGCCGAGGCAGGGTCCGGTGCGGCGAGCGAGGACGACGGCAGCGGCGGTTCGGCCGGCTACTTCCCGTACAGGCCCTACTGCGGCAACTGCGAGAAGGACCTGACCACCGTCACGTCGTACGACGACGAGAGCACCGAGCTGAACTACACCTGCTCGGCCTGCGGCTTCGCCGAGACGGTCCGGCTGAAGGAGTTCAACCGGGGCAAGCTGGTCTGGAAGGTCGACTGGCCGATGCGCTGGGCGTACGAGGGTGTGATCTTCGAGCCCAGCGGGGTGGACCACTCCTCGCCCGGTTCGTCGTTCGTCGTCGGCGGCCAGATCGTCCGCGAGATCTTCGACGGGGTGCAGCCGATCGGCCCGATGTACGCCTTTGTCGGTATCTCCGGCATGGCGAAGATGTCCTCCTCCAAGGGCGGTGTGCCGACCCCGGCCGACGCGCTGAAGATCATGGAGGCGCCGCTGCTGCGCTGGCTGTACGCCCGCCGCAGGCCCAACCAGTCCTTCAAGATCGCCTTCGACCAGGAGATCCAGCGGCTGTACGACGAGTGGGACTCGCTGGCGCGCAAGGTCGCCGACGGTTCGGTGCTGCCGGCCGACGCCGCCGCGTACGCCCGGGCGATCGGCACTGCCGCCGGTGAGCTGCCGAGCACGCCGCGCCCGCTGCCGTACCGCACGCTCGCCTCGGTCGCCGACATCACCGCCGGGGCCGAGGACCAGACCCTGCGCATCCTCAGCGAGCTGGACCCGTCGACCCCGCTGACCTCGCTGGACGAGGCCAGGCCGCGGCTCGACCGGGCCGAGTCCTGGATCACCACCCAGGTCCCGGCCGAGGCCCGTACCGTCGTGCGCGACGAGCCGGACAAGGAGCTGCTCGGCTCGCTCGACGAGCAGGGCCGCGAGTCGCTGCGGCTGCTCCTGGAGGGGCTCGACTCGCACTGGTCGCTCGACGGGCTGACCACGCTCGTCTACGGCGTGCCGAAGGTCCTCGCGGGCCTGGACGCCGACGCCAGGCCGACGCCCGAGCTGAAGACCGCGCAGCGGTCGTTCTTCGCGCTGCTGTACCGGCTGCTCGTCAGCCGGGACACCGGGCCGCGCCTGCCCACGCTGCTGCTCGCGGTGGGGGCGGACCGGGTGCGCAGGCTGCTCGGGGCGTAACCGCCCGGCGCACGCATGACGAAGGGCCGCCGTCCGCTGGTGCGGGGGCGGCCCTTCGGCCTGTGCCGCCGCGCGCGTTACGCGATGTGGTCCGCTTCCAGCTCCGCGTGGTAGCGCTCCTTGAAGTGCGGCATCAGCCGGCGGATCAGGGCCTCGCTGCGCGGGTGCCGCACGTTGTGGCCGTCCGTCAGGTGTATGTCGAGGACCGCCACGCTCGGGTAGTCGTTGTTCTCGGCCACGAACGCCGCGAAGACCTCGTAGGCGATCTCGCTGAACTCCGCGTCCTCCTGAGCCCATTCCTCGGCCCACTCCTCGGCAGCCTCGGCCACGGGCTGCTCCTGGGGCAGCCGGTCGGCCTGCGGCTCCGCCGGGACCTGCTCGGTGCGGGGGCCGGGGAGCGTACCGACCGTGCCCACGCTGCCCAGCGGGCGGGTGCGGCCGCCGGGGCCCGACGGGATCATGACCGGGGTGGGCTCCAGGCCCTCGACGAACGTCGGGTTGTACGAGCCCTCGTACGCCCCGTCCGGCGCCTGCGCCGCGAACCACGGGCTCTCGTGGGTGGGGGGCTGCTGGGGCTGCTGCTGTGCCTGCTGCGTCTGCTGTTGGGCCTGAGGAGCCTGAGGAGCCTGGGGGGCCTGTTCCTGGGCCTGCTGGGGCGTGTGGGCCTGTTCCGGCTGCGGCTCGTGCCACTCGGCGGGGGCCAGCTCGGGCTGCTGCGCCTGCGGGGGCG
It encodes the following:
- a CDS encoding DUF4253 domain-containing protein, yielding MATLPNPLRSPAAAGLELPPGTLVDATIDDTWHEPLLWYGDEPASPGTWTALRALGRPVGLLPVLIDGGTRVQWPEDWDLGPARTSYPGDHDAEDVLSEAWEAYAADELDLDRSEADWPGLAPVPAEEGPDAPDAHAAETAGQLTDRDGPMAGVRAGLVPARRSADIPAAIGWSGPLNHENDVARLCAVLRSWEDRFGARVVALGFDTMIVSVSRPPTTTAEAEALAAEHFAFCPDNIQQSTLNTLPAYAEKALLNQEVWAFWWD
- a CDS encoding phospholipase D-like domain-containing protein, whose protein sequence is MTSSTDDRPEIREDTILGERTQRLRRRLERLIGIAATEGNVLVPLRNGDEIFAAMLDGIRSAEHTVDMMTFVYWRGDIARRFADALAERARAGVRVRLLLDGFGSRLIEKEQLAAMDEAGVQVAWFRKPLYLSPLKQNHRCHRKVLLVDEETAFTGGVGIAEEWCGDARNENEWRDTHVRVSGPAVDGLAAAFAQNWAECHAELFDERDRFIETKGSGDAIVQVVRGSASFGWQDMQTLFRVVLESAEERVRLTTAYFAPDAYFVELLCATARRGVEVEILLPGPHTDKRVCQLAGQRYYEDLTACGVKIYQYRPTMMHTKVVTVDRVASLIGSTNFNRRSLDHDEEVMLAVLDRTFTATLDDHFDQDMKVSELIEGHRWRRRSVAQRLREAAVVPIRRYL
- the argS gene encoding arginine--tRNA ligase; translated protein: MASVNPLASTLQQQLADALTAALPDAGTADPLLRRSDRADFQANGILALAKKLKGNPRELAAQVTAALPAGELIRDIEVSGPGFLNITLTDRAITETLAARAADGDRLGIPVNTAAGTTVVDYAQPNVAKEMHVGHLRSAVIGDAMVRILEFTGESVVRRHHIGDWGTQFGMLIQYLIEHPDELNHEGGQADGEAAMSSLNRLYKASRVLFDSDEEFKARSRDRVVALQAGDAETLAMWQRFVDESKIYFYSVFDKLDMEISDPDIVGESGYNDMLEETCRILEETGVAVRSEGALCVFFDDVKGPDGNKVPLIVKKSNGGYGYAATDLSAIRDRVQNLKADSLLYVVDVRQSLHFKMVFETARRAGWLNNGVKAHQLAFGTILGKDGKPFKTREGVSVRLEDLLDEAVERATAVVREKAGKIGLSEEEIVENGRYVGIGAVKYADLSTSAVRDYKFDLDQMVSLHGDTSVYLQYAYARIRSILRKAGDAEPAAHPELELAPAERALGLHLDQFGEVLSEVAAGYEPHKLAAYLYQLASLYTTFYDQCHVLSEENAAEVVANRLFLCDLTARTLHKGMALLGIRTPERL
- the lysS gene encoding lysine--tRNA ligase, translated to MPTVAQSQSSTETDWVSRFADEVIAESERRAPGKPVVVASGLSPSGPIHLGNLREVMTPHLVADEIRRRGYTVRHLISWDDYDRYRKVPNGVPGVDESWAEHIGKPLTSVPAPAGSAHANWAEHFKAAMTASLDELGVEYDGISQTEQYLAGTYREQILHAMRHRADIDAVLERYRTKKDPAGAKGGKKPQQKKADEAELAAEAGSGAASEDDGSGGSAGYFPYRPYCGNCEKDLTTVTSYDDESTELNYTCSACGFAETVRLKEFNRGKLVWKVDWPMRWAYEGVIFEPSGVDHSSPGSSFVVGGQIVREIFDGVQPIGPMYAFVGISGMAKMSSSKGGVPTPADALKIMEAPLLRWLYARRRPNQSFKIAFDQEIQRLYDEWDSLARKVADGSVLPADAAAYARAIGTAAGELPSTPRPLPYRTLASVADITAGAEDQTLRILSELDPSTPLTSLDEARPRLDRAESWITTQVPAEARTVVRDEPDKELLGSLDEQGRESLRLLLEGLDSHWSLDGLTTLVYGVPKVLAGLDADARPTPELKTAQRSFFALLYRLLVSRDTGPRLPTLLLAVGADRVRRLLGA